One genomic window of Cercospora beticola chromosome 5, complete sequence includes the following:
- a CDS encoding uncharacterized protein (antiSMASH:Cluster_2), with product MAETSSSSTLLTRFKFQKVLNTDQQGRRIILQGTISGEPALLLAERGAFPTPSTATSDQDETNKSITAFYSSFSRLLSHVQLLGENDIYRWYLAHSLPENSADEPTPPDLKINLIWPATEKHFRKYAFQQTRVVLETKEIYEKWVRKYMEICREEGRLNWVFNIIEGRKEQEDVLYRSSELDAAKGDDDFLLLPDLNWDRRTLGSLHLLALVERRDIWSVRDLKKKDVEWLKKLRSTIAEAVEGLYPGVERDMLKFYVHYQPTYYHFHVHVVHVNLDATGTQAVGKALGLDGVISQLENMAGGEEAGMHLLDLSYTIGESSELWQQIFLPLKEGREPTVGA from the coding sequence ATGGCCGAgacctcgtcctcctccaccttacTCACCCGCTTCAAATTCCAAAAGGTCCTCAACACCGACCAACAAGGCCGCCGCATCATCCTTCAAGGCACAATTTCCGGCGAACCagccctcctcctcgcagAAAGAGGCGCCTTCCCCACTCCAAGCACCGCCACCTCAGACCAAGACGAAACAAACAAGTCCATCACAGCCTTCTATTCCTCTTTCTCCCGACTCCTCAGCCACGTCCAACTCCTTGGCGAAAATGATATTTATCGCTGGTACCTCGCCCATTCCCTCCCGGAAAACAGCGCAGATGAGCCGACGCCGCCGGATTTGAAGATTAACTTGATCTGGCCTGCGACGGAAAAGCATTTTCGAAAATATGCTTTCCAGCAAACGCGGGTTGTTCTGGAGACGAAGGAGATTTATGAAAAGTGGGTAAGGAAGTACATGGAGATTTGTCGGGAAGAGGGGAGATTGAATTGGGTGTTTAACATTATTGAGGGAAGgaaggagcaggaggatgtCTTGTATCGGAGTTCGGAATTGGATGCTGCGAAGGGCGATGATGATTTTCTGTTATTGCCGGATCTGAATTGGGATCGCAGGACTTTGGGAAGTTTGCATCTCTTAGCTCTCGTCGAGAGGAGAGATATTTGGTCTGTGAGGgatttgaagaagaaggatgtgGAGTGGTTGAAGAAATTGAGGAGCACGATTGCCGAGGCGGTGGAAGGGTTGTATCCTGGGGTGGAGAGGGATATGCTCAAGTTTTATGTGCATTATCAGCCGACGTATTATCATTTTCATGTGCACGTTGTGCATGTGAATTTGGATGCTACGGGAACGCAGGCTGTGGGGAAGGCCTTGGGGCTGGATGGAGTCATTTCGCAGTTGGAGAATATGGCGGGAGGCGAGGAAGCTGGGATGCATCTGCTGGATCTGAGCTACACGATTGGGGAGTCGAGTGAGCTGTGGCAACAGATCTTCTTGCCGCTCAAGGAGGGCCGAGAACCAACCGTGGGCGCTTGA